A window of the Sabethes cyaneus chromosome 1, idSabCyanKW18_F2, whole genome shotgun sequence genome harbors these coding sequences:
- the LOC128732407 gene encoding uncharacterized protein LOC128732407, protein MKILVVLACVAMVTARPEAPLQGYNYAAPRPAAFPVSSQAHSQSFAVSGGFQAAAAPAYQPAPAPAFQPAPAYHAPPAQAYQPGPSFGSSGFGSAISSSGAHAQSFGFGSSGPSTGFGSAVSSGGAHAQSFAPQQTVVQKHIYVHVPPQEPEEVRGPQFIPQSAPRKHYKIIFIKTPNVQPSAAQIALQQAQQEEKTIVYVLVKKPEDQQELSIPQLAPLPPSKPEVYFIKYKANRGAQQGHGAIGVSSGGSGFASQLGSAAVSSGAASSVSSSGSK, encoded by the exons ATGAAGATTCTGGTG GTATTGGCTTGCGTGGCCATGGTGACGGCTCGGCCGGAAGCTCCACTACAAGGATACAACTATGCCGCACCGCGGCCAGCTGCATTCCCCGTCAGTTCACAGGCTCACTCGCAGAGCTTCGCGGTGTCCGGTGGCTTCCAGGCTGCTGCAGCTCCAGCCTACCAGCCCGCACCTGCTCCAGCTTTCCAACCCGCTCCCGCTTACCACGCACCTCCGGCGCAAGCCTATCAACCAGGACCATCCTTCGGATCGTCCGGTTTCGGATCGGCCATCTCGTCGTCCGGTGCTCATGCTCAGTCATTTGGTTTCGGATCATCCGGTCCATCGACCGGTTTCGGATCGGCTGTCTCTTCAGGCGGTGCTCATGCTCAATCATTTG CTCCCCAGCAGACCGTAGTTCAGAAGCACATCTACGTCCATGTGCCACCACAAGAACCGGAAGAAGTCCGTGGACCGCAATTCATCCCGCAAAGTGCACCCCGTAAGCACTACAAGATCATCTTCATCAAGACACCGAACGTGCAACCGTCGGCCGCCCAGATCGCTCTGCAGCAAGCCCAACAGGAGGAGAAGACCATCGTCTACGTGCTGGTGAAGAAACCCGAGGATCAGCAGGAGCTGAGCATTCCACAGTTGGCTCCACTTCCGCCCAGCAAACCGGAGGTCTACTTCATCAAATATAAGGCCAACCGCGGTGCCCAGCAGGGACACGGTGCCATTGGGGTGTCCTCGGGTGGATCCGGATTCGCTTCCCAGCTGGGCTCGGCAGCAGTGTCCTCCGGTGCTGCATCCTCCGTCAGCAGCAGTGGCAGTAAGTAG